The following proteins are co-located in the Echinicola sp. 20G genome:
- a CDS encoding family 20 glycosylhydrolase: MIKKITLCLSMALLFASAMAQNTEYLSKRYPLIPYPAELTAKEGTFKLSGATAIEVESGDLDLSNEVSFLQEMLSAYGLDKDGSSNGEILLLFSNEVSAEEGYVLAISNEQVVIKASTQTGFFRGIQAFGQLLPVNLSGEKLAELEVPAVEINDAPKYDWRGMHIDVSRHFFTKEYIKKFIDRLARYQFNKLHMHLTDDQGWRIEIKQFPKLTDVGAWRTYNKHDTICMERAETNPDYIIDPWNIKEVNGKEVYGGFYTQEDIKEIIAYAGKHHIEVVPEIDMPGHMSAAVRAYPYLTGDQKTEWGELFSSPLNPCQESTYEFAEKVLDEIMALFPSKYVHIGADEVDREFWETSMCEEWMKENGIEDVDKLQSFFVNHMEAYVKSKGKQLIVWDDALAGGISPTAHVMYWRSWVKKAPFSAVENGNEIIMSPVGGGLYFDYAPDKSSLRKVYTVSIVPEGFTAEQANKVIGGQANIWTEYIPSEARADYMYMPRMTALAERLWSDPKDFDGYQERLNNHFAWMQKENINYRLPDLNGIADKNMFVGKGKLDVSAPVDFLTIKYTTDGTDPEMDDKVLGKPLKVKSDTDFKVAAFGPSGNRGDVYEVPYRKTTYLNAVNESEVSGSDGLTMHFHKGTFKQTALMDDHQADEVRVMEDLSIPADLAKGSFGAEFIGYINVPEKRVYDFILTSDDGSKLYIGGREVIDNDGFHPAKEVSGQVALNAGLHPIELDFIEGGGGHTLILEYIDENGERKAVPADWYISK; encoded by the coding sequence ATGATTAAAAAGATCACCCTTTGTTTGAGTATGGCGCTGCTATTTGCGTCGGCAATGGCTCAGAATACTGAGTACCTCTCCAAAAGATACCCTCTAATTCCTTATCCTGCTGAGCTGACAGCAAAAGAGGGCACTTTCAAACTATCAGGAGCAACAGCGATTGAGGTGGAAAGTGGAGACCTAGATTTGAGTAATGAAGTTTCATTCTTACAGGAGATGCTATCTGCATATGGTTTGGATAAAGATGGTTCTTCCAATGGAGAAATATTGTTGTTATTTTCAAATGAGGTAAGTGCCGAAGAAGGATATGTTCTCGCTATTTCAAATGAGCAAGTGGTGATTAAAGCCAGCACCCAAACTGGTTTTTTTAGAGGTATTCAAGCCTTCGGGCAATTATTGCCAGTGAACCTTTCAGGTGAGAAACTAGCTGAGCTTGAAGTGCCAGCTGTAGAAATAAATGATGCGCCCAAGTATGATTGGCGAGGGATGCATATTGATGTGTCAAGACACTTTTTTACCAAAGAATATATCAAGAAGTTTATTGATAGATTGGCTAGATACCAGTTTAACAAACTTCATATGCACTTGACAGATGATCAAGGTTGGAGAATCGAGATCAAACAATTCCCCAAGCTGACGGATGTAGGAGCCTGGAGAACTTATAATAAGCACGATACCATATGTATGGAGCGGGCTGAAACCAATCCGGACTATATTATTGACCCTTGGAATATCAAAGAAGTCAATGGCAAGGAAGTTTATGGTGGTTTTTACACCCAAGAGGATATTAAAGAAATTATCGCTTATGCAGGCAAACACCATATAGAGGTGGTTCCAGAAATAGATATGCCAGGGCATATGAGTGCCGCGGTAAGGGCTTACCCTTATTTGACAGGTGATCAGAAGACTGAGTGGGGAGAGTTGTTCTCAAGTCCTTTGAACCCTTGTCAGGAAAGTACCTATGAGTTTGCTGAAAAGGTTTTGGATGAGATCATGGCCTTGTTTCCGAGCAAGTATGTACATATTGGAGCTGATGAAGTGGACAGAGAGTTTTGGGAAACTTCAATGTGCGAAGAATGGATGAAAGAAAATGGAATCGAAGATGTGGATAAGCTGCAAAGCTTCTTTGTGAACCATATGGAAGCTTATGTGAAATCTAAAGGGAAGCAGTTGATAGTTTGGGATGATGCTTTGGCTGGGGGAATCAGCCCGACAGCCCATGTGATGTATTGGAGAAGTTGGGTGAAAAAAGCCCCTTTCAGTGCAGTTGAAAATGGTAATGAGATCATTATGTCCCCAGTGGGTGGAGGTCTTTATTTTGATTATGCGCCGGATAAGAGCTCTTTGAGAAAAGTATATACCGTGAGTATTGTGCCTGAAGGTTTTACTGCTGAGCAGGCCAATAAAGTAATTGGTGGTCAAGCCAATATCTGGACTGAGTATATCCCTTCAGAGGCAAGAGCAGATTATATGTATATGCCTAGAATGACGGCTTTGGCAGAAAGGCTTTGGTCGGATCCTAAGGATTTTGATGGGTACCAAGAAAGGTTAAACAATCATTTTGCTTGGATGCAGAAAGAGAATATCAACTATCGCCTTCCTGATTTAAATGGCATAGCAGATAAGAATATGTTTGTGGGAAAAGGGAAGTTGGATGTAAGTGCTCCTGTAGATTTCTTGACCATTAAGTACACAACAGATGGTACTGACCCGGAAATGGATGATAAAGTTTTGGGAAAACCTTTAAAGGTGAAGTCTGATACGGATTTTAAAGTGGCAGCTTTTGGGCCTTCAGGAAATAGGGGAGATGTATATGAGGTGCCTTACAGAAAAACAACTTATCTGAACGCCGTAAACGAAAGTGAGGTTTCAGGTAGTGATGGGCTTACCATGCATTTCCATAAGGGAACATTCAAGCAAACCGCACTAATGGATGACCATCAAGCTGACGAAGTAAGGGTAATGGAGGATTTAAGCATACCTGCTGACTTGGCCAAAGGTTCTTTTGGGGCTGAATTCATTGGTTATATCAATGTTCCTGAAAAGAGAGTATATGACTTTATACTTACCAGTGATGATGGTAGTAAGCTATATATTGGAGGTCGTGAAGTGATAGATAATGATGGTTTTCACCCTGCTAAAGAAGTCAGTGGTCAGGTTGCATTGAATGCTGGACTTCATCCGATTGAGTTGGACTTTATTGAAGGTGGAGGGGGACACACCCTTATTTTGGAATACATCGACGAGAATGGTGAGAGAAAAGCTGTTCCAGCTGATTGGTACATTTCTAAATAA
- a CDS encoding GH92 family glycosyl hydrolase, with translation MNFKQVAFLLLSGVGAFSCSQKVQHEKAIGDHELELTQYVNQYIGSGGHGHVFVGANVPFGGVQLGPVNLTEGWDWCSGYHISDSTLIGFAHTHLSGTGIGDLGDVLVMPIVGETKVYKGDPEQPETGYFSYFSHDNEEVKPGYYSVKVDRYDVFAELTATERVGFHRYTFPASKESKILFNLKQGIGWDSPTDTHIRMVNDTTISGYRHSKGWAVDQKLFFTAVLSKPIQSIELFDMNEPVAGNEYTAKAVKALLGFETEQDEVVKMKVAISPVSEENALLNLQEELPHWDFDKVVADAGEAWNHELNKLQVEMKEKDELVKFYTALYHTMIAPSVFNDVNGDYRGTDGEVRNDQTFTNLTTFSLWDIYRGCSPLYTITQQDRMVDMVASMLKIYEQQGKLPVWHLMGNETNTMPGYSAVPVIVDAYLKGIPMDAELAFEAVKTTAMGDEFGLDKVKELGYIPADDEVENVSKGLEYALSDWSIAQMAKAMGKEKDYEYFSKRGQYYKNYFDPEVGFMRGKVSDTEWREPFSPFTSIHMKGDFTEGNSWQYTFLVPQDVEGLIELVGGKEAFISKLDSLFLVEGDMGEEASSDITGLIGQYAQGNEPSHHVTYMYGYVDQQYKTAEKVRYILKELYANDPDGLSGNEDVGQMSAWLVLSSLGFYPVNPAGGTYVWGSPTVDQAVIHMDNGNTLELKVENNSPENIYIQNITFDGEPYSTKFLMHEDLVKGGELIIEMGNSPKK, from the coding sequence ATGAATTTTAAACAAGTTGCGTTTCTGTTGCTATCTGGAGTGGGTGCTTTTTCGTGTAGCCAAAAGGTGCAACATGAAAAAGCCATTGGAGATCATGAGCTTGAGTTGACACAATATGTCAATCAATATATTGGTTCTGGAGGGCATGGACATGTGTTCGTGGGAGCCAATGTACCATTTGGAGGCGTGCAGTTAGGGCCGGTGAATTTAACTGAAGGTTGGGACTGGTGCTCAGGTTACCATATTTCAGATTCAACCCTTATAGGGTTTGCCCATACCCATTTGAGTGGTACTGGAATTGGTGATTTAGGTGATGTACTTGTCATGCCGATAGTTGGAGAAACGAAGGTGTATAAAGGTGACCCCGAGCAGCCTGAGACGGGATATTTTTCCTATTTCTCTCATGATAATGAGGAAGTGAAACCGGGGTATTATTCAGTAAAGGTAGATCGATATGATGTCTTTGCGGAATTGACCGCTACCGAAAGAGTAGGATTTCATCGCTATACTTTTCCGGCAAGTAAGGAGTCAAAAATCCTCTTTAATCTGAAGCAGGGTATTGGCTGGGACAGTCCAACTGATACCCATATTCGAATGGTGAATGACACCACTATTTCAGGTTATCGTCACTCAAAGGGCTGGGCAGTTGACCAAAAATTGTTTTTTACAGCAGTGTTGTCCAAGCCTATTCAGTCCATTGAACTGTTTGATATGAATGAGCCGGTTGCTGGCAATGAATATACTGCCAAGGCAGTAAAGGCTTTGTTGGGATTTGAGACGGAGCAGGATGAAGTGGTGAAAATGAAAGTAGCTATCTCTCCGGTAAGTGAAGAAAATGCCCTTTTGAACCTTCAGGAGGAACTGCCTCACTGGGATTTTGACAAGGTGGTAGCTGATGCAGGTGAAGCTTGGAATCATGAGCTGAATAAGCTTCAAGTGGAAATGAAGGAAAAGGATGAATTGGTGAAGTTTTATACTGCATTGTATCATACTATGATTGCTCCATCAGTATTTAATGATGTAAATGGAGACTATAGAGGTACCGATGGTGAGGTGAGGAATGATCAAACATTTACCAATTTGACTACTTTCTCTTTATGGGACATTTATAGAGGGTGCAGTCCTCTTTATACCATTACCCAGCAGGACAGAATGGTAGATATGGTGGCGTCCATGTTAAAGATTTATGAGCAACAAGGAAAATTGCCTGTATGGCATTTAATGGGAAATGAGACCAATACCATGCCCGGTTATAGTGCTGTTCCTGTCATCGTTGATGCTTACTTGAAAGGGATTCCAATGGATGCTGAACTGGCATTTGAAGCGGTGAAAACCACTGCGATGGGGGATGAGTTTGGGCTGGACAAGGTAAAAGAACTTGGATATATACCAGCAGATGATGAAGTGGAGAATGTTTCCAAAGGTTTGGAATATGCGCTTTCTGACTGGAGCATTGCTCAAATGGCCAAGGCTATGGGCAAGGAAAAGGATTATGAATACTTCTCTAAAAGGGGACAATACTATAAGAATTACTTCGATCCCGAGGTGGGTTTTATGAGAGGGAAAGTTTCGGATACGGAATGGAGAGAACCATTTAGCCCATTTACTTCGATACACATGAAAGGTGATTTTACAGAAGGTAATTCCTGGCAATATACTTTCTTGGTGCCTCAGGATGTAGAAGGTTTGATTGAGTTGGTGGGGGGCAAAGAAGCTTTTATTTCCAAGTTGGATTCCTTATTCCTTGTAGAAGGTGATATGGGAGAGGAAGCCTCCAGTGATATCACTGGCTTGATTGGCCAATATGCTCAGGGGAATGAGCCAAGTCACCATGTCACCTATATGTATGGCTACGTGGACCAGCAATACAAGACGGCAGAAAAAGTAAGGTATATTTTAAAGGAACTGTATGCAAATGACCCTGATGGCTTAAGTGGAAATGAAGATGTAGGACAGATGTCAGCTTGGTTAGTGCTTTCTTCTCTTGGCTTCTATCCGGTTAATCCTGCTGGTGGAACTTATGTTTGGGGAAGCCCAACAGTGGATCAGGCTGTGATTCATATGGATAATGGAAATACCTTGGAATTGAAAGTTGAAAATAACTCTCCAGAAAATATTTATATCCAAAATATTACTTTTGATGGTGAGCCATATAGTACCAAGTTCCTGATGCATGAAGATTTGGTGAAAGGTGGAGAACTGATCATTGAGATGGGGAATTCACCGAAAAAATGA